A window of Armatimonadota bacterium contains these coding sequences:
- a CDS encoding cyanophycinase — protein MRRKLVLSLFIVVVAALAVGQGKTDWPQPIIRGSIIVWGGDEAKDDARPHFKRLAGDGQILVISSTADDARATWAETSNAKVVSVFDSADLAKADSVWIDGLFVGTASARNALKAIKEKGGVVGISEELLGTGRFKALLPYVEIAGSSDSSSVGTVQMDVGDGAAIVFVGRFGRVIGSGDTKFSLAAGGGMDAVEIVVSPGGRVDLVSLRRRALDRTMPAFPVAKTPEVPSGTLMIVGGGGIPDGLIERFIKEAGGPDARIVYVPCSFQEEISQEPGFVRLLRGRGAKNVTWIHTKDREKSDTDEEFLEPLKDAGGVWFGGGRQWNLVDSYMDTKAHDLMRDVLKRGGVIGGSSAGASIQAEFLARGDPLGNLNIIAPGYLRGLGFLPGAAVDQHFTQRGRQKDMTELMKAYPQVLGIGIDEGTAIIVQGVVAEVVGTGAVHFYDYRVTPTGETDFLRLEKGKTYDLKERRQVVAK, from the coding sequence ATGCGAAGAAAACTCGTTCTGTCTCTCTTTATCGTTGTCGTCGCCGCGCTGGCTGTTGGCCAGGGCAAGACCGATTGGCCGCAGCCGATCATTCGCGGGTCGATTATCGTCTGGGGCGGCGACGAGGCAAAGGACGATGCGCGTCCACACTTCAAGCGCCTCGCCGGCGATGGACAGATTCTCGTCATCTCATCGACTGCAGACGACGCACGCGCGACGTGGGCGGAGACGTCGAACGCAAAGGTTGTTTCCGTGTTTGACTCGGCCGATCTCGCTAAAGCTGACTCGGTCTGGATCGACGGCCTCTTCGTCGGAACGGCGAGCGCGCGCAACGCCCTCAAGGCGATCAAAGAGAAGGGAGGCGTCGTCGGCATATCGGAAGAGCTGCTCGGCACGGGCAGGTTCAAGGCGCTGCTGCCGTACGTCGAGATCGCCGGGAGCAGCGATAGCTCGTCGGTAGGCACGGTGCAAATGGACGTGGGAGACGGGGCGGCGATCGTGTTCGTGGGGCGGTTCGGACGCGTGATCGGGAGCGGCGATACCAAGTTCAGCCTAGCCGCTGGCGGAGGGATGGACGCGGTGGAGATCGTCGTCTCTCCAGGCGGTCGAGTTGATCTCGTTTCGCTCCGACGTCGCGCGCTCGATCGGACGATGCCCGCGTTCCCGGTTGCCAAGACCCCCGAAGTGCCGAGCGGCACGCTGATGATCGTTGGCGGCGGCGGAATCCCCGACGGGCTGATCGAGCGGTTCATCAAAGAGGCTGGCGGTCCGGACGCGCGGATCGTTTACGTGCCGTGCTCGTTCCAAGAGGAGATTTCACAGGAGCCCGGTTTCGTGCGGCTCTTGCGGGGGCGAGGGGCGAAGAACGTCACTTGGATTCACACAAAGGACCGTGAGAAATCGGATACGGATGAAGAGTTCTTAGAACCGCTGAAGGACGCGGGCGGTGTTTGGTTCGGCGGTGGGCGCCAGTGGAACCTCGTCGACAGCTACATGGACACGAAGGCGCACGACCTGATGCGCGACGTGCTGAAAAGAGGCGGGGTTATCGGCGGCTCGTCGGCGGGCGCGTCCATCCAGGCGGAGTTCCTCGCGCGCGGCGATCCGCTCGGAAACCTGAACATCATCGCGCCCGGTTACCTGCGCGGCCTCGGATTCCTCCCCGGCGCGGCGGTCGATCAGCACTTCACGCAGCGCGGTAGGCAGAAGGACATGACCGAGTTGATGAAGGCGTATCCGCAAGTGCTCGGCATCGGCATCGACGAAGGCACCGCGATCATCGTGCAGGGCGTTGTCGCGGAAGTCGTCGGCACCGGCGCGGTGCACTTCTACGACTACAGAGTTACCCCGACTGGCGAGACAGACTTCTTGAGATTAGAGAAAGGGAAGACCTACGACCTTAAGGAGCGTCGCCAAGTAGTCGCCAAGTAG